In Ovis canadensis isolate MfBH-ARS-UI-01 breed Bighorn chromosome 15, ARS-UI_OviCan_v2, whole genome shotgun sequence, the genomic stretch GGGAAACTGGAGGGTTGGTTTCAAAAAGAATGTGTATGCCATGTGATCCTATGTAATtccaggatgaaaaaaaaaaaaagcaatacagtCTTATAGTAGTTGAGTGTTCAATCACTAGGCAGATGTGTCTCATGCTTTTCATAGCATTTTTGAATCAGTTAACGCTACACTTGGTGACAAGTTGTAAAGcaagtttgaaaaaagaaagatttttggAGAATATCTGTgttgatagatgaatggaaagCCTGTTTGTTAAAAGATTAGGAAGTTACACATGCTCAGACTGGAAAAGATGCAGGAAAAAAGATACCCATCAAGTAATTCTGTAGAAATGCTTCTTTCAAATGAAGGACTCATTTAATATCTCAATTTAATATCTCTTTCACATAAAGCACTCATTTAATATTagtgaaaaaaagataaatgtgcaTTGATTAAGAGCTGGCATTTATTGACAGATCAATACATCTTATGATTCCTTCCAAATATTTAGATGGATTATATCATGTAATAAATCACATCATAATTTGTTTCTATCCATgatatttctttataataaagaaaatgagacaaTGTAAAATTTCATAATTGAGTACAGTGCAGGCAAAGCTAAGTAGGACCATCCAGGATTTAAATTCCGTTGAGTGGCTTCAGATCCTTGACAATTGACAGCCACGACCCATGGCTAATGTGTATCATTGGagtatgtatatatttgagactaaaatttttttaaaaaggcaatttaACGTTCATTTTAAAGAATAGCTATTTGTCATCTGGAGCTTTCCTAAAACATGATATGctatttcagaaaacaaaaaaagagtccTCTGTATTCACTGGAGTACTTGAGACAGAAATTAGTGGATGAATGAGATCAGTGGAGACTTTCAAGAGAAAATATTCCTGAGATTGTAGAGAGTATGGGATTAGAGTCCTGGATTCTTTAAATCTTTTAGATCCTGGGATTTGGGTTGATTTAAAATTGGAGTTGTAAGGAATACTAATAATTCAGGTTTTATGCTATAAGATGACCAAGGTATATTTACCCAGGCTTTTGAATTTCAAGAGTTTAAGATATCTTTACTCCCTTTCTAAAAACACAGAGTGTCTTTCAGCTTGTCTTTTGTCATTCATTGCTGTAAATCTCAAACCACACACTTTTAACCTCATTTCCTCTAATTTCTGCTACATAAGACAATGAGTTTTGCATATTTTCCATTCTTATTATTCTTTTGCTGTATCACATTACTTTATGATATAATTATGCACTGTCACAAGTATGTTTGTGACTAGATCCCTTTACACTTAGCTGCCATGTTTTTCAAGCCATTAATTAACTTCCCAGCAGATGATATTTTTTTACCTTCCACAGAAACCTATTCTTCAACCCCAAGAGGAAAAATCAAATGGTTTAAAATACTAACTTCACATGCAATATTCAATCCTTTATATTAACCATCATTTCTGCTTATGAACTGATTTATATgtgataaatgtttattgatatACAGCCTCACCATATCTCACAGGCTTCTGTGATTTTTGTACAAACTATCTTGGAGTgcccttctccatctcttttatCTGGTTAATTTTTGTTGAAAAATGATTCCCTTTTATAAGCAATTTATTCTGCACATTTGGATTAAGTCATAAAACTATCAATTCTTATACATTAAAAACTGTTATTGTTTTTTATTCCTGCTGTATAAAACTATACAACAATGTTTAGCAACTGAGGTGATGTGCTATTCCTTTCACATCCAGGAGATATTTGGTGATACCTGAATATACTTTTCATTGCCAAAACAAGAAAGAGCTACTGACATCcaatgattgctgctgctgctgttgctaagttgcttcagtcgtgtctgactctgtgagaccccatagacggcagcccatgaggctcccccatccctgggattctccaggcaagaacactggagtgggttgccatttccttctccagacatccAATGTTTAGGAAAGAGGAATGTTGCTAAATATTCTACAATGCTGAAAATTACTCCAAAACAAAAAATTGATCTGAACTACATGTCAGCTGCACCAAGGTTAGCAaacccggggcttccctggtggatcagagggTAAAggctctgcctgtgatgcaggagactcaggttcaatccttgggtttggaagatcccttggaaaaggaaatgcaacccactcccattactcttgcctggaaaatcccatgacagaggaacctggtaggctacagtctatgtggtcacaaagagtcagacatgactgagtgatttcaccctttttcttctctttaggaAACTCTGCCCTAGAAGAGTATTATCAGGACTCATAAAGTTGTGTCAATGAAAAAAGTAATCTAAGaagtggaaaattttatttgtgcCCAGTtgaacattgggcttccctggtggctcagatggagaaaattctgcctgccatgtagaagacccaggtttgatccctgagttgggaagatcctgtagggaagggaatggttacccacttcagttgttcttgcctggaaaattacttGGATAGAGATGCCtgacaagctatagtccataggttaaCAAAGAGTCATATAAcagagtgactaatactttaCCACTCCTGTACAACCTGCCTCTCTTCACTCTCCACCTCTtaaagtcttccctggtgactcagatggtaaaaaaaaaaaatcccctaggagatctaggttcagagaaagtaagggaaaaccactaggccattcaagtgaaagagaagttgctcagtcatgtctgactctttgcgacccatggagtgtaacccaccaagctcctccatccatgggattctccaggcaagaatactggagtgggttaccattcaggtatgacccaaatcaaatcccttataattatacagtgaaagtgacaaatagattcaagggattagatctcatagacagagtgcctgaagaactatggacagaggttcacaacattgtacaggaggcattgaccaaaaccatcccaagaaaaataaatgcaagaagccaaaatggttgtctgagggggccttacaaatagctgagaaaagaagagaaatggaaagcagagggcaaaaagaaagatataactaACTGAATGTAGCATTCcacagaacagcaaggagagaaaagaaagcattcttaagtgaacaatggaaagaaagaggaaaacaatagaatgggaaagagtaaagatatcatcaagagaattagagatactaagtgaacactttatgcaaagatggggacaataaaggatagaaatggcaatgacctaacagaagcagaagagattaagaagacatggcaagaatacacagaaaaacaatataaaaaaagttcttaatgacccaaataaccacaatggtgaggttattcacctagagctagaatcctgcagtgtgaagtcaagtgggccttaggaagcattactacaaacaaagctagtagagatgatgaaattccagctgagctatttaaaatcctaaaagatgatgttattaaagtgctgccctcaatatgctcccaattttggaaaacttgagaacatttttgtttcttgagtTGTCCAAAagagccacaagactggaaaaagtcaattttcattcaatcgcaaagaaagaaaatgccaaagaatgttcaaattattgaacagctgtgctcatttcacagaaTAGCGAGgtaacgctcaaaatccttcagctaGGCTTGAACAGTACGTTAAGTGAAAACTTTCATATgtaccagctggatttagaaaaggcagaggaaccagagatcaaattgccaatatctgttggatcatagaaaaaagaaagataattccagaaaagcatccactctgcttcattgattctgctaaagcctttgactgtatggatcacaacaacctgtggaatattcttcaagagatgagaataccagaccaccttacctgcctcctgagaaatctgtaccgtggccaagaagcaacatttagagcCAGATATGAAgcaatggactggctcaaaattggaaaatgagtacatcaactctgtgtattgtcaccttgtttctttaacttatatgcattgtacattatgcaaaatattgagctgtatgaaacacaagctagaatcaagattgttgggagaaatatcaataacctcagatatgcagatgataccaccataatggcagaatgtgaagagggcctaaagagcctcttgaaggtgaaagaagagagtgaaaaaattagcctaaaactcaacattcaaaaaacgaagatgatgacatctggtcccatcacttcatggcaaatagatggggaaacaatggaagcagtaacaggtcttattttcttgggctccaaaatcattgctgatggtgactgcacctATGAAATTGAATGACAACTGCCtacttggaagaaaggttatgacaatcctagacatcttattaaaaagcagagacataactttgctaacaagtgtccatctagtcaaagatatggtttttccagtagtcatgtatggatgtgagagttggaccattaagaaggctaagggccaaagaattgataccttttaattgtgatgttggagaagactcttgagagtcccttgggctgcaaggaaatcaaaccagtccatcctaaaggaaatcaaccctgaatattcagcgaaagaactgatgctgaagctgaagtttcaatactttggccacctaacgggaagagctgactcatgggaaaaaacCTCGATGATgggagacagagggcaggaggagaagaggattacagagggtgaaatggttgaatggtatcactgacttgatggacatgagtttgagcaagctctgggagatagtgaaggacaggaaagcctgatgtgctcCAGTTTATGGCGTTGTAAAGAGTCAGGgataacttagcgactgaacaacaaattgaaGATTATAAACCAGGAACATCATCTCATAAAGCTCTGAGAACTGTACCCCCTATTAGAAGTCAAAGCATAGctatataaaatttttgaaacagAGAGATGTACTTTAAGTGATGTATTATTGATAGTTTATAATATTCACATCTGCAAGTACAATTTGGTTGGTTGTTGTGACCCCTTACAAGACCATGAATCCCATTTTCATGCTCCCATTGCACAACAACCATTAAGTATTCCAGACTGTCTATTTCATGAAGAATTCCTGACCCTCAATTAGGCAATTCTCATGCTAATGGCAGctatgtgaaagtcactcggtcatgtcagactctttacgaacccatgaactacacagtctatgaaattctcaggccagaattttggagtgggtagactttcccttctccagggactcttcccaacccagggattgaatccaggtcttctactttgcaggctgattttttaccaactgagctaccagggaagcccaagtattccAGATTATCTATTTCATGAAGAATACATGAGCCTTAGTTAGATGATTCTCATATTAATGGCCATTATGGATATTTTAAACCCATGAAACAGTCTGTATTTCAGTCAAGTTACACTTTTGCCCATGTCCTTACACCCCTGAGCCATGAAGAATGAGTCCTGTTGCCGctatacattgctgctgctgtttccctTATGTCCTAGAAATTCCCTCTCCTCTAGGTATCTTACActacatataaattttttttaatctttgatttgaaatctttaatttttaagcaCACAATAAATTTTATGTAACTCAGCTTTTAGAAATATAGGCAAAAATAGTACAGTTttattagaaatgtaaaatgtaacAACTTTTGCTCAAATTTGCTAAGTGCACATGGATTTGAATGACCTTTCCTTCAACTCTTCCTTCACGTTCTCATAAAGGACTACCAAACTTACATAAAGACAGATTGCATTGATTGGTAGATAAACATATGCTTTGAATGACAAGAGTTTCTACCTCAATCATTTTTAATAGGAAATTTGTCATTCTAATACACTGAGCAGAGATTGTGTATTTGCTGGTCCAAGCCAACCATGCCTGATTTAGAGACAACTAAGAAAAAGAGGTGctaacccgcctgccaatgcaggggacttaagagatacaggttctatccctgaatcaggaagatcccctggaggaggttatagcaaaccactccagcatacttgcctggagaatcccgtggatagaggatcctggtagaCACAGTCCTTGCGGTCTCATAAATTCAGACactgctgaagtgacttagcaagcagccAATAGAGAAAAAGAGACTAGTAAAGCTGTTAACTGAACTATGTAATGTGGAGAGATTCATTAAATTCTGATTCAAATGTAACTTTCACACAATATAAACAAGTCTATTTTCTTTGCCCACAGGTCTGGAATGAAATAATAGTCAATACAGCAGTTTGTTTCCCAGTTcagttatttttcatgttttaaagcaTTGCCTAGCTCTGCACATAAATTTTTTTTGTGGTACAAGAACTATGGTACTGTGTCTGTGGATGTCTTTCCTAAAACAGTGATGTCTCTCTGTTGACCTTTGTTTTACCCTTTACATGTAAATGAGACTGATGATATTATCCAAGATTTCTGCATAAATCAGAAAGACTCAATATGATGACTTTGGGCAAAaacagaaagatggaaagaaagtaGAATTGAATTAGAAACTTGGGTTTGCATCAGGAGACTCAAGGATTATGTCCATTTCCAACGTTACAATCTTCATGCCTTCTGTGCTGACCCTTATAGGAGTCCCAGGCCTTGAATCTGTGCAGTGCTGGATTGGGGTTCCATTTTGTGCCATGTATCTAATCGCTATGATTGGAAATTTCTTGCTTTTGATTATCATCATGTCAGAACGCAGCCTCCATCAGCCCATGTATATTTTCCTAGGCATGTTAGGAGTCACAGATATTGCTCTCAGCACAAGCATTGTGCCCAAGATGCTTGGAATCTTCTGGTTTCATGTAACAGAGATATATTTTGATTCTTGCTTGCTTCAAATGTGGCTCATCCACACATTTCAGTGCACAGAATCAGGCATCCTCCTAGCCATGGCCCTGGACCACTATGTAGCCATCTGTTATCCACTCAGACATGCTGCCATCTTCTCTCACAAGTTAGTCACTCAAATAGCAGCTATGGTAACACTCAGGGCTGCCATTCTTGTAACACCATGCCTAATACTGATAAAGATTCGATTACAATTTTACCATACAACAGTCATCTCTCATTCCTACTGTGAACATATGGCTGTTGTGAAACTGGCTGCAGAAAATATCAGGGTTAACAAAATCTGCGGTTTGTTTGTGGCCTTCACTGTTGCGGGGCTTGACATTGTGTTAATCACGTTGTCCTACATACAAATATTCATCACAGTTTTTCGTTTGCCTCAGAAGGAGGCTAGGTTGAAAGCATTCAACACTTGTGTCGCTCACATCTGTGTCTTCCTCCAGTTCTACTCCCTtggtttcttctc encodes the following:
- the LOC138420472 gene encoding olfactory receptor 52A1-like, encoding MSISNVTIFMPSVLTLIGVPGLESVQCWIGVPFCAMYLIAMIGNFLLLIIIMSERSLHQPMYIFLGMLGVTDIALSTSIVPKMLGIFWFHVTEIYFDSCLLQMWLIHTFQCTESGILLAMALDHYVAICYPLRHAAIFSHKLVTQIAAMVTLRAAILVTPCLILIKIRLQFYHTTVISHSYCEHMAVVKLAAENIRVNKICGLFVAFTVAGLDIVLITLSYIQIFITVFRLPQKEARLKAFNTCVAHICVFLQFYSLGFFSFFAHRFGSHIPPYIHILFSSTYLLVPPFLNPLVYGAKTKQIRVHMVKIFCSKNLL